The following nucleotide sequence is from Streptomyces bathyalis.
GGAGACGACGTACGCGCAGCTGCTCAACGGCGAGGACCCCGTCCTGGACTGGGTCAAGGGCACGGCGCTGCGTCCCGTCCTGACGCTGCTGGCCGACGACCCCGAGGCGCAGCAGGCCTTCCTCGCCGAGTACGGGCAGCTGCTGCGAGAGGCCTATCCGCCGCTAGGAGGGGACCCTTCACGCGGGACCGTCTTCCCCTTCCGCCGCATCTTCGTCGTCGCGGTGAAGCGATGACGGACCCGGCGGCGGATCCCGCGGCGGGCCCCTCCCCGGACCTCGCCGCGGATGCCGCACCCGGAGCCGCACGGATGCCCGCGGAGATCGACTCCCTGGACCATGTGCAGCTCGCCGCGCCACCGGGCTCGGAGGACGCCCTGCGCGCGTACTACGCGGGCACGCTCGGGATGACGGAGATCCCCAAGCCCCCGGTGCTCGCCGCACGCGGCGGCTGCTGGTTCTCGGCGGGCTCCGTCGTGCTGCACCTGGGGATCGAGGAGGACTTCCGTCCCGCGCTGAAGGCCCATCCCGGCATCCGCGTGCGCGGCCTCACGGCCCTGGCCGCACGCCTCACCGACGCCGGCGCGTCCGTCCTCTGGGACGACGACCTCCCCGGCCACCGCCGCTTCTACTCCCACGACCCGGCGGGCAACCGGCTGGAGTTCCTGGAGCCGGCGCTCGGGGTGTGACGTCCGGAACGCGCAGCTCAACAGCGCCTGCCCGCAATGCAGTTGCCGCTGCGGTCCAGGCCCGGCATCGTGCGGTCTCCCCATGACAGAAGAGGGTGACCGAGACGATGTCCGCACTTCACCCGCCCGTCGAGCCCTACGACGAGGGCATGCTCGACGTCGGCGACGGCCACCGCATCCACTGGGAGGTATGCGGAAACCCGGACGGCAAGCCCGCGCTCGTCGTGCACGGTGGCCCCGGATCGGGATGCGGCACGCTCGTACGGCGCCGCTTCGACCCCGACCGCTACAAGGTCGTCCTCTTCGACCAGCGCGGATGCGGACGCAGCACCCCGCACGCCGCCGATCCGTCGGCGGA
It contains:
- a CDS encoding VOC family protein, which translates into the protein MPAEIDSLDHVQLAAPPGSEDALRAYYAGTLGMTEIPKPPVLAARGGCWFSAGSVVLHLGIEEDFRPALKAHPGIRVRGLTALAARLTDAGASVLWDDDLPGHRRFYSHDPAGNRLEFLEPALGV